ggtcaaaggaaaaaaagtgatttaGGAGAATAGaggaggaaataatttcaaagtaggAGATCAAAAACGTCTTCAAAGAGAGAGTGAATTTTAACTGAGTACTAAGGGAGAGAGCATTGCTGGTTGAGGAAATGGCAAGAATACAAGTAGAGAAACATGGAAATCTGCAGTGTTTTTATAATGCCTAGGatgttttataaaactaaaattaatccATTAGAGTTGCTGTTGAGGTCAGAAAACCCTGCTTTGTGAAACTTGTCTGAGCAACTCATTTCCATAGTTAATAACAAATAAACTGAAGATTTCACGTATGTCTTGAATACTTACAAACTATAATGCATCAAGGAGCCATCTTCCCACATCCAGGGGCTGATAATCCCTTTTCGAGATAATCCAATCCAATAAAAATAAGACACCAAAGACTGAATAAATTCCTGTGAAGAAAGAATCCTTCATGTGATTTAGTCCTTCTGTCTGTTTTTAACAATGCAACCATGAAAATAATGCGAACACAAAGAAtggtcatttttttaaactcttttcatACTTTCCATTAGGATTGGTTATCATTGCCTAATCATTCCCAATATGCCACAAGTATTCACACACTGAAGATCCATTATTATCAATGGACTTCAAAACATAACAACATGAAAACAGGACAACTCCCATGATAGCTTCATGAGAGATGCCCTTTAGTTCAGAAACCTCAGTTTGCTGCCTAGAGCAGACACAGAATCAGCAATAGTCCTTAAAGCTTTGTCcctaaacaaaaatataactCTGATACTGCAGTTCCCAATAACAAGGGAGCCCTTCATTCCCCACAGATCATTCCATTTGAcctgtgataaataaatggaaagcaataggatatattggagtatgtgaggaagtcatttggtgtaaaactaatttggcctgaccttatTATTCCAAAATGACCTGACATGGCCACTGTGCATGCATTTTCTAtatgctttaagtatttactatgtcccaaagacaggaacaaatgcccttaagataaagatgcatcttccccaacattggcatttccttaaggataagcatctctccttaggctaggaattgattgctgtgctcaaCCTGTGACCACcaagctcaagacaacagacctgctacctgctgcgtccatcaagacagcagacctgctacctgctgtgtgaatcaCTGTGTCAGctaggcaatcttgtgactgttgtaaaagagacattcccatcatatgtgatacatgctctttgatggtatataagcACTCcatacaccccacttctttggtgcccttccttctggaaggaaggccccagggtAGTCCTCAGAActggctcataataaattcaTCCCAATTTTgacttatagattggttatggattatttgtgttgagaCTAGCAAAGACAAGTCATTGTCATTTAACAAACACATTGCTTTCAgctgttcttaaaattttttaaagcaattttctcCTTGGAtacaaaatatatggaaaaaattaCCATTTCAAAACTCATTACCTGTTCATCCTTATCCTCTATCTTCAAAAGACGGGAGCCCAGGTTGATGCAGAATTTACGACTCTCTTCGAAGTTTTTATGTCTGTCAGAAAAATAGTAGCATTTCTCTCCACAGCAAGACCATTTGTTTTTGCGTGCTTCTccatacttttctttaaaaaaaaaagttattttgattCTCTTTGGAAAGTTTCTGCTCTTGGGACCTGCAATCCAGACACCCTGCCCAGTCCTACAGATGTTATTGTTCTCCATGAAATCTGAGGACACCAGCACTGCCTTAGTTGGcaaaaataacatatttgttGTTGAGAGGGAAACAatagtttccttttccttcaaagCTTGCTCCAACACCATGGGCACCATGGAATAAGTGCAAAAGAAGGAACTATTCAAGAGTTTTCAAACtgtatttttctcatcatttgaTTTTCATACCTATACTGAGAACCTTTTTCCTCCATGACTTTTCTAGCGTCATAAAAGCacagtaattatttgtttaaagaaagaatacaatccatctctcccttctcctgtccATCAAATTTTTCtatctgaaaaatgtaaaaacaaaaaatataatttactaaaaAGTCAtcctcaaatttattttcacagaagGCAAATCCAAGGTAACTGAATTATACTCTAGGAGGAAATTTTTAAGGCAACTGGTAGCAGTGGGCAATATGAACAGAAGGTGAAAGTCCTACTGCAATGTTTATTCAAAATAAGCAAATGTATATGGATATGAGTTCTACTGAATTGGCTGCTTCAGTTGACGACTTAAGGAAACTTCAGGGAAGTTCCCTGAATTCCAGGTTGCTCATAACTTTCAAAGACAGGATGGAATTCCCTGCAATGTGAATTTCACCCATTTGAGCAAGTCAGGAGTagagatttgttttaaggaagtCTGGTTAGCAAAACTGTACGTACAATAGTAGAGGTTTACAAAGGATCAGTGGACAATATCCCCCCATAGCCAAATATGAAATCATGAAACAATTATACCATACTATATGCATACTATAAATTAAATGCACTGAAAAAATCCTTGTGCTGATTGATATGGCTCTGAAAGAGGTCCAAAAActatttctttcctcctattACTTGCAAAGTCAATTAGCTGATGGACCAATGAGCAGAAACTGCTAAAGTCTGATTATCCCCTATTCAAAGATGTAGGCAGACTATAGGGTAAGAAATTGCAATCCCCTTGAAAAATATCTCTACCATACTTAACTTTTGTAGATCATTAGTTTAATAACGAAATAGAGGCTGCCTGGCAATAACTTGTTACCCAGTTTTTAGTTGCTAATGCTTATTTTTACCCCATACCTGAATTTAACTGATCCtttgaaaagcatttatttttcatgttaacCATAGAGTTCTCATATTCCTGGGTGTCATTGTCCAACATATTCTGATATTCACAAGAAGCTTGAAAGTCTGAAATTCATCAGTATAAGACGGTTAGATTCATAGGTAAAATATAACCCTGTTAAACCaagatttctatttcattttcaaaatgaggaaaatacatacataa
This DNA window, taken from Equus przewalskii isolate Varuska chromosome 5, EquPr2, whole genome shotgun sequence, encodes the following:
- the LOC103554790 gene encoding C-type lectin domain family 9 member A-like isoform X5 — translated: MEFSEMTEKAIYTVVESHTKRKKIQSRTPNKKYEYAAEKKRLERPHKNAGFHSHSQPQIQASPQIDRIPEHDMSKDFQASCEYQNMLDNDTQEYENSMVNMKNKCFSKDQLNSEKYGEARKNKWSCCGEKCYYFSDRHKNFEESRKFCINLGSRLLKIEDKDEQEFIQSLVSYFYWIGLSRKGIISPWMWEDGSLMHYSLALQGSNVNNNNCVYTTATKVVAALCTKQVFFICEKNYTNFDLKLSEDK